DNA sequence from the Macrobrachium nipponense isolate FS-2020 chromosome 3, ASM1510439v2, whole genome shotgun sequence genome:
tagtataaataccacctcttctgtaacttttcttattcgtctacctgaagagggaaaaagcagtctctgaaatatagtattttctctctatattttggcgtttttatgggctccttttattattatatatatatatatatatatatatatatatatatatatatatatatatatatatatatacattatatatatatgtttatatatgtatatattatatatatatatatatatatatatatatatatatatatatatatatattatatatatatatatatatatatatatatatatacacacacacacatatatatatatatatatatatatatatatatatatatatatatatatatatatatatatatatatatatatatatatatatataactgaagtaCAAAAGTTTGTAACATGACGAATATGTAAATCAAGGCCGAATTCACGAAGGAAAGGGAAGCAATGGAGTAACCACTGCTTGGTCTTtcaactctcgtcctttactaagaagACTGCATAGTCAAGGATGAGAGTCAAAAGGCCTCGCagcagttactccattgtttcactttctttcatggattttgtcctatatatatatatatatatatatatatatatatatacatacataatatatatatatatatatatatatatatattgtcatagttatGGTTGGGATTGCCTagatgaaatgaatattgattTCAAGATTGCCTTATCCCCGAACCAAATATGCAAGCAAATGTAACAAAAGAGCGAATTTACCTTCTGATTACATTCAAAACAAAGGGAAAGGTTACCAGAAAAGACAATAGTTGCATTAGATTACTTTATTTCACACAGCTCAAGCAGATAGAATAGATACCAGCTGGTCTGCAATCAAGGAAAACAAGTGCAACAACAAAACTCTTACAACAAAATTTACAGTGAACTGGCTTTCAGACTGCAATAGAAATTTTAGACAATGGTAACTCAAAGTGGAGCCCATGGCTGGTGACTATCTCTGGTCACTCTGTCACTTAGTTGCATAAGCAGGGTTGAATCAATTATCTTCTAAAGCAACTTCTCCCAAGAATAATTGGTGGCAGAACATGAGGGATAAGATGAAACGTCTCTGGAAATACAATTCTTAGATAAAATTTGTACATCAAAGATTCTCTCACTTGCAAAGAACTATTACAATGGGGGGATGAGCAAAGGATTACTTTATTAATCAATTTAATTGCTATGGGAACACACATACTGGTATTTAGCAAGGGATTTTACTTTTGGAGGTGAAATCTTGAAAAGGAAACGAGAGATTTAGTGAAACAGAAACTGGCACCTAATTGTTAATTTCAGACTTACCAGACAATCCATAATTGAAATATGCACTATTACAAGACAGCTAGTTATTCAAATAGGTCCTAAGTTTAACAATGCTGGGACTCTTGTAGTCTGGGTCTCTTCTGACTCCAATTACGTTATTTATGCCTGGGCAAAAGCTGAGTGGGACCTGGCGTCTCTCAGCCAGTTGTTGAATGGTGTTTGTCCTATGAGGCCGCAAGCTACTGAAGTGGTGAGAATCCAGGAGTGGTTGCTCACCAGGTCTGAAAAGCACTTAAGAACCAACAGAAGAGGGCACAGGGATGTGTATGTCTTAGAGTGACTACTAGTAGGCCTATTCCCTGAGGAATCTCTTAATTCCCCTATTGACTTGACCCTTCTCTCAAAACTGCTATCAAACTACCAATTTGCTTGCCATGCCGTCAGGTATGGGTTATTACACCCACTGGATTGATTGCAATCTGATCCTGTGTTAAGAGGCCAGAGAGATTAGAGCAGCATATATTTGTGAcaaggtcatatcacattactgtgattcatatacatacattgagctacaaatgtcctttaatatctaattcgctctacctcgaaattgatatattttcatatatgtataccgaaggggaattttttagttgataagaacttTGTCACCTCaccagtgaagccttaaaccacaccaccaccgcaagagggtataagtttatgctgcctctcaactacaaatacctgtcgctctcaggtgtttattgttttagagaaaaaattccccttcggtatacatatatgaaaatatattaattccgaggtaaagcgaattagatattaaaggacatttgtagctcgatatatatatataatatatatatatatatatatatatatatatatatatatatgtatatattattccaactacaaatgtcctttgatatcttattcgctctacctcacttgtcagccgaatcgataacatcactgacgtcctgacttctcctctgtccgctgggtggtggttcaaacctacgagaggacgaaattattatcaactaaaaaattccccttcggtttacatatatgaaaatatatcaattccgaggtagagcgaattagatatgaaaggacatttgtagctcgaataatttatatgaatcacggtgatgtgataattattcacatatatatatatatataatatatatatatatatatatataatatatgtatatatatagtttccattTATAAGAGAAGACAGGTTAGATTCCCAATGATGAGGGACTGCTAACTTTTTGCCCAAGTACTGAATTAGGTCTCTGGTAGTTAAACAGTTGCTGTGGGGCTAGTAATCTCATCCTAAAGGGCTAGTTGAGGATCAGCAGATTAGAACACTTCTGAGCagttctttacacacacacacactatacatatatattatattattatatatatatatatcttataataatatatatatctatatataagatatatatatattaataataatattaatatattatagatatatatttatatataataatatatatagtatatatatatatatatatatatatatatatattatatctatatatatatatatatatcttcttatctTAATCCTCTGGCACCCACGGGATGCATAGGCCCTCAATGAATTCACGCCATATCTCTTTACTGTGCCATCTCCCTGAGCTCAACCCAATTCTGAACTCACCAACCACCCTCCGCATTGTCATCAGCCACGTTTCTCTTGGTCTACCACGTCCTCTCCTGCCCAGCGGCTTCCATTCAGGTACATCCTGGACTAACTCATCTTCTCTTCTTAAAATATGCCCCATCCATCTCCATCTTGATAATCTAACTATATCGTTCACATTGGACACCCCTGCCACCTCGCGAATTGCCGCATTTGTTATATGCTGCTGCCATTtgattcccaaaatccttctcgGTGCTTTATTCTCAAAGGCAAGAAATTTTGCATCAGTTGTCACAGTGCTGTACCACGAATGATGCCCATAAGTTAATATTGATCTTAcaagtgaaatgtatattttgattttgctgtgaaCTGATATTTGATTTGACCTCCAAACTGTTTTTAGCATGCCCATTGCTTGTTCTGCTCTCCCTGAATTCTGTACCTAGTGATCCATTGCCGGTAATAATGGTTCCCAAATATTTGAAAGTGTCTGAGTGGGGTAATATTACTCCTCCGATAAAGTAGTTCGTCTGATCACCACTCTGAATCTGCATGACCTCAGTCTTTCTCTGGTTGATCACCAATCCAACCTTTCTCCCCTCCAGTACTGACCTACCTATCATTTCCTGCATTTCAGCCATTGTAGAGGCAATCAGAACTATATCATCTGCGTATTCAAGATCTCTGGTCCCCTTTCCATTGAATGACATTATTCATTCCCTGCATTACCTTGGTCATAACATAATCAATCACCATAATAAACAGTAGAGGGGACAGCATTCCACCTTGTAGTACTTCAGTCTTGACTTCAAATGCATCTGTAAGACTACCATCTACCATTACCCTACAACAAGTTCCATTATGCATATCCATTATGATGTTTACAATCTTTTCTGGTATCCCACAGTGCCTCAGAATCTTTCTTAACATACTACGTGAAATACTATCAAATGCTTTCTCAAAATCCACAAAGCATAAAACAAGAGGTGATTTTAGTTCGTTACACTGTTGAGCTATATGTCGTAGAATAAAAATCTGATAGTCACATCCTCTACCCTATATGAAACCTGCTTGCTCTTTTCGAAGTATTCTATCTGTTACCGGTTCTATTCTATTCAACATTACCTTGGAAAAAACTTTCATACCTACTAGTGACAATGTGATCCCTCGCCAATTCCCACAGTTTCTCAAATCTCCCTTCTTGGGTACTCTAATAATAatccctttctttttccattcaGTAGGCGTGACTTCATCTCGCCACATGTGACTGAATAATTGATTAAACACAATGGGTGTTTGAATCTCATCAGCCTTCAACATTTCAGGTGCAATACCATCCATTCCTGGTGACAGTTTTTCAGTTGTTTGATTGCCAAAACGACCTCTGCCCAATCTAATGTCACTTACATCTATGGGAAGATCATGTTCGGCCTCAAGGATGTCTTCCTCGTTTGGTGGGGTTGGCCTATttagtgttttttcaaaatgttctttCCATCTAGCTCTAATTTCAGATTCCTTGGTAAGAAGATTTCCATTATATCTCTGACAGGTAACTCACCTCTATTCCTCTTCTTTCCAGTGATTTCTCGAATACCCTCACATGCAAATCTTATACTTCTTCCATCTCCTCTATTTAGATTATGTTCTGTCTTATCCGTAGTAGAATCTATGAACCTTCTTTTGTCTCTACTACAGCATCTCTTTACTTCACTATCAAGGCTCATATATTCATTTCGTAATAAGGTCAGATGTGGGCTGTTTTCCTTTAATGATTCGAAGTTGAGTTTTGCCATTCTTCTTTTCCCTATCAATTTCCATGTTTCACAACTCttccatttctttcttcttgctccAATTCCCTCTCCGATTGTGATGTTGGCAGATTCCTGAAAGATTTCTTCTACTTTTTTACAATGAATGTTCACATCCATCTCTACTTCTTCATCAGGTAGCATCTCTAAGACTgtaaatctgttcctgcattctATAACGTAATCATCGTTTTCACTACTTTGTTGTCTTAGCTTTTCAATGTCATATCTGGGAGGTAGGTCTATATTAGCTTTCCTGGTCTTCAACTTGTGTCTAAGTGTTGAGACAAGTTGGTGGTCGCTTCCTATATCAGCTCCCCGTCGAGATCTGACATCCAGTAGTAcagtttttaaattttctatttattgctaAATGGTCTATTTGGTTGCAGTATTTTCCACAGGGAGATGTCCAAGTATACTTGTGTATGCCTCTGTGTTCAAACAGTGTGTTGCTTGTTATCAATTCATTAGCTAAACAAAAACTGGCAAGTCGAACACCATTATCATTCATCTCCTCTACACCATGGACACCCATGCATTCCCTAaaaccatcattatcattatctagTTTTGCATTCATGACCCCCATACAAAGAAGAATATCACGTTTTGGCACCTTGCTAACCACCTCCTGTAATTTACCTAAAAGCTGTTCTTTCGATTGGTATCTGCTTCATCAGTAGGGGCATAGCATACTGTAATTGTCATACTTCCATGACTAGATTTTAGCCTTGCATACATAATTCTTTCATCCACTGGTTCCCATTCCTCCAATGCTTGGCTAGCTTGTTTGCTCAAAAGCAATCCTACTCCTTAATAGTGAGTGGCATTCTCTCTCCAAGAATGTAGTAACAACTTTTCTCCATCTCTCTTTTCGAATCCAGTCAGTCTTGTTTCAGTGAGCGCGCACATATCCAGGccttattttacaaaaaactgCCAAAAGCTGCTCTAATTTGCCATCCTGGTTCAATGTTCGGGCATTCCAATTTCCAATGTTAAGCTTACTCTTAGGATTTATAAGCTTATTCTTATTTACTAGCCGTGAGATTCCTCGCACCCTTCTCCCACTTAGGGCTGCACGGGGCTAAGGGCCATTTCTACCATCTGTGAGTTCATTGAAGTTTCATAAGCAGATTTCTTGAGCTTTTTACATTGGATTCGTTGCTAGCGATTCGCAACAACCTTCTTGTTGATCTACTCCCGAGAAGGTGGAGTTTCATCAGTGAGGGGAATACAAGTATGCTATCCCCGCACCTACCCACACTTATTTAGCCCATCAGCCGAGATGGTTTCCGGGGTGTGGCCGCTGTTGCTCAACCAGCTTCTTGGAGCCACAAGTGAGAGTTGAGTGGTTAGTGATGATCAGAAGTACAAAGCCATCCAAAAGGATGCGGCTGCTTCATACTTAAGATAGTGCACCCCatacacctctatatatatatatatatatatatatatatatatatatatatatatatatattatatgtgtgtgttgtgtttgtggtgtaaatatatatattattatattatatatatatataatatattatatatatttaatatatttgtgtgtgcgtgtgtatgcattACAGACAGTGTTGAGCACGGTCAGCGTGGATTGCGCCACAACTAAGAGATAATTGGGTGATTTTGTCGTGTGGGGCTTTTGTTAGGCATTCGTCGCCATCTTCTTCACGATAATGACGCTGAAGCCAATAAtcgaataattatattttctacaAAAGATGCAATGGAACATTTAGCTAAGGCACATATCTGGTATATGGATGGAACATTTACATCAGGACCTGCCTTATTTGAACAgctatttattaataaagcacCACTCGGTGATTCAGCAATAAGCTGTGTGTATGGTTTTCTTTCCGACAAATCACAAACAGTTTTGATAAAGGATAACACTATGGTTATATATGACTCCAGATACTAtgatgacagattttgaaaaatcaCTTTTGAATGCTATTGAAAATGTACTGGGACCTgagatccataaaaaaaaaaacatgtttttatcatttaacacaaaatacatgGCGGAAACTGCAAAGCTTAGGACTAAGCGATATCTACAAGAAAGATGAATCTACAAGGCACTTTTGTGGTATGATTGACGGACTTGCTTTTCTTCCACCTAATAATTGGGGGTTTAGACATGTGGGGGTgtttgtcgtgtgggggttttgtcgccCCACCGATGGCGACTAGTGAGTCCAGATGTCTAcagtgatattatttttcatcagACTTACAGTCTTAACTCCctattttcagtattttgtttcattttccgtTTAAAGGAAACCCTTTTTTTACGTTCAGTTGTGAAACTGTTTACGCTCATAATTTACGTGCATAAAGCGTACGGGAAATATTTTCACTTACTTGAAAATCTATCAAAGATCATGGGCGCCAACTTCCAGAGAATATATAATTTCTAATGACAGGTCTTGAAAACATAAAATCTATCCATATAAATAAACActataatttgaatatgaaaaatttagaTATTAGACCCACGGCACCCAATAAATGCACGCAACCTGAACCAGTCAATGGGAAATAAGcgcgctccctctctctctgttaaagtaCCTGACTGAATATCAACCCCTCTTTTTGGCGCATCACAAAGATTTTGAGCATCTTGAATAATAATGCGATTTTCACTCCTACTGCTATCACTTTTGCTAATAGTTGTTAGAAAAAATATTGTTCAGACAGTACTTCGGGCTAATTGATTTGCGGTCCTGAAGAAATAGCATGTTGCAATGATGCATTATTGTTTTCACAAGGTGTGTTCCCAATCCTATTGAGTTTTGAGCTGTAGCCAACGAACTGGGATCGCCTGCTTTAAAATGAAATCCAACAATAAATTTAAGACGTGACCTTTAGCAAGTTTCAGAGCCGAGAACTTTAGAATTTAAGCTATGATACAATCTTTTGGCAGAGTTGCTTTGTACGCTCCTAAcagatttatttttgttacttctcAGTCGATGTCATGGATTTTCGTTAGATGGTCCAACATCTTGGAACCATATGATGAAAACCCAAATTTATACTGAAAgcataaaatataagaatatagagATGAATCTTGAGTAAAAATTCCTTGATTCTATTCAGAGAAGGACAAATCTCACAGCTCGGGTAACTACAGATCAAAATTGACCAAAACCAGCAATAGTTTGGTAACACAGTATTTAGGGAGCGTGACCTTCATACAACAATAGCCGATGAGGGTTATATGATTTATTCATCCCACGATGCTTCTTCACCTCTCCTCTCTCAGATGGCGCCACTGAGGATTGAGGTTGGGGGAGCAGAAGTAGACCCTTCGGGAGCGCCTGGTACCGACCGCGATTAAAACAGCAGAACGACATATAAATGTTAATGTCCTGCGGAACTACATAGTCTCTTTCACTACCGattaaaactaataactatttaTTCATACTAACGCCAggcttattatcatgaaattgtGAAGAATAAATTGATACGCAAAATCTTAGGCCTATATCTAtaacataatatacattatatatatatatatatattatatatatatatatatatatatatatatatatatatatatatatatatgtatgtatgtaatgtgagtgtgtatgtacgtataatgtGTACAAGGTTTTATGTATCGATTCAGTCCTCACAGATATAGTAAAAGACTggcataataaataaattgttgtTTTAATCGGTGGTGTTAGAGAAAATGTAGGCGATGGCATTTTCCACTTATAGAACGAAATATGTTCTAGAATCCTGGGCATAAGGTGAGAttcccaagtaaaaaaaaaaaaaaagtttccgttCAAAGAATTTTAATCGCGAGGTTATGACGCAGTAGCAGGCGTGTTGGTCCACTTCCTGTGCCACGTTGCATTTGTAGGAAAAGATCAAGAAGAAAACAAGGACGAGGCGTCAAGTCAAGAACAGCAATGGAAAATATAACGTTATTATCAACTCTAAACAAATAGGGGGAATTAGAGAATGATCTCCCAAGCAGCACTGCGTGCAGAGGAATGTTGCTCTTATGGATCAAAAAAGGACTTCCATATTTGCATTCCAATTGTTATT
Encoded proteins:
- the LOC135222377 gene encoding uncharacterized protein LOC135222377 codes for the protein MNAKLDNDNDGFRECMGVHGVEEMNDNGVRLASFCLANELITSNTLSRRGADIGSDHQLVSTLRHKLKTRKANIDLPPRYDIEKLRQQSSENDDYVIECRNRFTVLEMLPDEEVEMDVNIHCKKVEEIFQESANITIGEGIGARRKKWKSCETWKLIGKRRMAKLNFESLKENSPHLTLLRNEYMSLDSEVKRCCSRDKRRFIDSTTDKTEHNLNRGDGRSIRFACEGIREITGKKRNRGELPVRDIMEIFLPRNLKLELDGKNILKKH